CAGCACGGGCTTGTTGCGCGCGGCGGCGCGCGCGGCGCTCAGGAACTTGCGCGCGTCGGAGACGCTCTCCAGGTAGAGCAGGATGGAGCGGGTGTTGGGGTCGCTGGTGAGGTAGTCCAGAAGGTCGTGGTATTTGAGGTCCAGCCGGTCGCCCAGGGAGACCACGTAGGAGAAGCCCACGCCGTGGCCGCGCGCCCAGTCCAGCACGCCCGTGAAGAGCGAGGCCGATTGCGAGATGAAGGCGATGCGGCCCTTGGGCGGGTCGGCCTTCACCAGGCTGGCGTTGAGCCCTATGGCCGGGATGATCAGGCCCAGGCCCGAGGGGCCCAGGATGCGGATGCCCTCGTCCTCGGCGGCGGCGAGCATCTTCTCCTGCACTTCCCACTTGTCGCCCGGGTCGAGCCGGGCGTAGCCGGGGCAGAGGGCCACGGCGGCCTTCACGCCGCGCCGACCCAGGCGGTAGATGTAGTCCGGCGCTTCCTGGGGGGGGATGCAGAGCACGGCCAGGTCGGGCGTGAGGGGCAGGGTGTCCACGCCCTTGTAGGCGGGTTCGCCCAGGATCACGTCCTCGGTGGTGGAGAGGGGCATCACGGGCCCCAGGAACTTGCCCGCAAGCAGGTTCTCCATCACCACGCGTCCCACGTGGCCCGGCTCGTTGTTGGCCCCGATCACGGCCACGGAGTTGGGCTTGAAAAGCCCGTCGAGGTTGGCGACGCTCATGCTGGGCGCTTGTTACGGTGTAAGGGTTGAGCTATGACTTCCTGACCATCTAAGGATAGATGCACGCCGACGATCCGGCAAGCACGATTTTCGCCGCGCCGCGAGGAGAGCCATGAACCATCACGACCGCGAACGCTTCTGGGCCGAGCGCGCCCGCGAACTGGTCCTCTGGAGCGAGCCCTGGACCAGGGCCTGTCCCACTTCCATGGAGCAGGCCCCCGACTGGTTCGAGGGGGCCTCCCTGGACGTGAGCGCCAACTGCCTGGACCGCCACCTCGCGGCCGGACGCGCCGACGTGCCCGCGCTCATCTGGCAGGGCGAGCCCGAGGGCGACGCCGTCACGCTCACCTACGCCGGGCTCTCGGCCGAGGTGCGCCGCGCCTCCGTGGTGCTGGCGGGCCTGGGCGTCTCCAAGGGCGACGTGGTGGGCCTCTCCCTGCCCGCCCTGCCCGAGCTGGTGGTGGCCATGCTGGCCCTGGCGCGTCTGGGCGCGGTGCACCTGGTGTTCCCGGCCGGGCTCTCCCCGGCGGTGGTCTCGGAGCGTCTGGAGGCCTGCCGGGCCAGGCTCTTCATCACCGCCGACGGCTGCTTCAAGGCCGGGCGCGCCGTGGCCGTGAGCCAGCCAGACGGCGGCCCGCGCCGCGTGATCGTGCGCCGCACCGGCCAGCCCCTGGAGAACGCCCGCCCCGACGACCTCTGGTGGAGCGAACTCATGGACGCCCACCCCACGCCGCCCTTTTTGCCCGCCGCCGTGCACGGCGCCCGGGACCCCCTCTTCATCCTGTACACCTCGGGCTCCTCGGGGCGTCCCAAGGGCGTGGTCCATGCGGCCGGGGGGTTCCTCACGGCCTGCGCCTACTCGGCGCGCCAGGCCTTCGGCGTCGGGCCGGGCATGACCCTGTGGTGCCTGGCCGAACCGGGATGGATCATGGGGCACGCCTATGCCGTCTACGCCCCCCTGTGCCTGGGCGCGGCCACGCTCCTCTACGAGGGATCGCCCAGCCACCCCCAGCCAGACCGCCTCTGGCGCATCGCCCAGAAGCACCAGGTGGCCACGCTCATCACCACCCCGGCCGTCACGGGCCAGCTCATGCGCGAGGGCGAGGCCTGGCCCGCCGCGCGCGACCTGCCCGCCCTGCGGCTGGTGGCCAGCGTGGGCGAGAAGCTCACCCCCGAGAACCGGCGCTGGCTCTCGCGCTGCGTGGCCAAGGGCCGCGCCCCCGTGGTGGACGCCTGGGGCCAGACCGAAACCGGCGGCGTGCTCATGATCTCGGGCAGCCAGGGCGGGCTCGCCCCGCTCACGGGCGTGGACCTGGTCGCCGGGCAGGACCAGCGCCTCGTGCTGGAAAGCCCCTGGCCGGGGCTGGCGCGCTCCCTGGTGGACGGCCAAGCCCTGCCCACCGCCGGGGGGTACGACACCGGCGACCTGGCCCGGCTCTCCCAGGACGGCAAGATCCTCGTGCTGGGGCGTTCCGAGCTGGCCGGGTGCGAACTGCCCCTGGTGCACGTGGAGGAGGCCGTGGCCTCCCACCCCGACGTGGCCGAGGCGGCGGCCGTGGGCAGCGGCGGTCAGGTGGTGGTCTACGCCACGCTCAAGGCCGAGGCCCAGGACCCCCAGGCCGCGCCCGCGGACATCGCGGCCCTGGTGCGCCGCGAACTGCCGGACCAGAGCTTCCCCCTGGACGTGCGCGTGGTGGAGGAGCTCCCCAAGACCCGCTCCGGCAAGATCGCCCGCCACGCCCTGCGCCAGGCCGCCGAGGGCCGCGCGGGCGACGTGTCCGGGCTGGCCGATCCCTCCGTGATGACGCAACTTCTCGGCGGAACGGACGGCCTTTTTTGAGGGGCGCTCGCGAAGTCCTTGACATGGCCGGAACAAGGCATAGATAGCTGGGCGTCCGCAACGGACGGCGGAGGCATGCCTTGATCCTCGTTCTCGTCGTGTCGTTTCTTGCCGTGCTTCTCTCTCCCGAGGAGGCCTTCGCGTGGGGCCCCGGCGTGCACACCGCCGCGGCGCGCTTCGTGCTGGCCAACCTGGACCTGTTGCCCCAGGCGGCGGCCGCCGTCATCTCCCAGCATCCGCGCACCTTCCTCTACGGCTGCCTCTCGGCCGACTTCTTCGTGGGCAAGGGCGTCTCCGTGAAGCCCGGGCACAGCCACAACTGGCAGAGCGCACAGAGCCTGCTGGACGCGGCCCGCACGCGCCAGCTCAAGGCCCACGCCCTGGGCTACCTCTCCCATCTGGCCGCCGACGTGGTGGCCCACAACCTCTACGTGCCCCAGGTGATCGCCCGCACGGCACTGCACAACAACCTGGCCCACGTCTACGTGGAGATGCAGGCCGACTCGCGCCTCACCGGCGGGCTGGGCCGCGCGGGCAAGCTCTCGCGCCCCTCCCAGAAGCTGGTGGACAAGAGCCTCGTGGAAACCCTGCGCAAGAACCCTCTGGCCTACGTCTGCCGCAAGGGCGTGTTCCAGGGCAGCGCCCGCCTGGGAGGCCTGCGCGGCTGGCACCGCTCCCTGCGCTTCGCCCAGCGCGTGATGCCCCTGCCCGACGAGGCCTGCAGCCTGGAGGGCATGTTCGAGCTGTCGCTGCGCTCCGTGCTGGAGGTCCTGCGCGACCCGCGCGGGGCCGCGCTCCTGGACTTCG
The genomic region above belongs to Fundidesulfovibrio magnetotacticus and contains:
- a CDS encoding AMP-binding protein, with protein sequence MNHHDRERFWAERARELVLWSEPWTRACPTSMEQAPDWFEGASLDVSANCLDRHLAAGRADVPALIWQGEPEGDAVTLTYAGLSAEVRRASVVLAGLGVSKGDVVGLSLPALPELVVAMLALARLGAVHLVFPAGLSPAVVSERLEACRARLFITADGCFKAGRAVAVSQPDGGPRRVIVRRTGQPLENARPDDLWWSELMDAHPTPPFLPAAVHGARDPLFILYTSGSSGRPKGVVHAAGGFLTACAYSARQAFGVGPGMTLWCLAEPGWIMGHAYAVYAPLCLGAATLLYEGSPSHPQPDRLWRIAQKHQVATLITTPAVTGQLMREGEAWPAARDLPALRLVASVGEKLTPENRRWLSRCVAKGRAPVVDAWGQTETGGVLMISGSQGGLAPLTGVDLVAGQDQRLVLESPWPGLARSLVDGQALPTAGGYDTGDLARLSQDGKILVLGRSELAGCELPLVHVEEAVASHPDVAEAAAVGSGGQVVVYATLKAEAQDPQAAPADIAALVRRELPDQSFPLDVRVVEELPKTRSGKIARHALRQAAEGRAGDVSGLADPSVMTQLLGGTDGLF
- a CDS encoding zinc dependent phospholipase C family protein → MILVLVVSFLAVLLSPEEAFAWGPGVHTAAARFVLANLDLLPQAAAAVISQHPRTFLYGCLSADFFVGKGVSVKPGHSHNWQSAQSLLDAARTRQLKAHALGYLSHLAADVVAHNLYVPQVIARTALHNNLAHVYVEMQADSRLTGGLGRAGKLSRPSQKLVDKSLVETLRKNPLAYVCRKGVFQGSARLGGLRGWHRSLRFAQRVMPLPDEACSLEGMFELSLRSVLEVLRDPRGAALLDFDPIGSRNLALARRGQSPEPLPLRLPSLPSPVLQDVA